A part of Streptococcus porcinus genomic DNA contains:
- the pyrE gene encoding orotate phosphoribosyltransferase: MTLAKQIATELLEIRAVSLKPEQPFTWASGIKSPIYTDNRITLSYPKTRTLIEDGFVEIIKRHYPEVDIIAGTATAGIPHGAIVADKMNLPFAYIRSKPKEHGVGNQIEGHIEKGQKMVIIEDLISTGGSVLDAAAAAIREGVEVLGVVAIFTYELPKAKANFDKTGIKCQTLSNYSLLIQVAKENGFINAEGLALLEKFQEDQENWQMK, encoded by the coding sequence ATGACTTTAGCTAAACAAATTGCTACTGAATTATTAGAGATTAGAGCTGTTTCTTTAAAGCCTGAACAGCCTTTTACCTGGGCTTCAGGCATAAAATCACCAATCTATACAGATAATCGGATTACTCTTTCGTATCCCAAAACACGAACCTTAATTGAAGATGGCTTCGTAGAAATTATTAAAAGGCACTATCCTGAGGTAGATATCATCGCAGGAACGGCGACAGCAGGTATTCCACACGGTGCTATAGTTGCTGATAAAATGAATCTGCCTTTTGCTTATATTCGTAGTAAGCCAAAAGAGCATGGCGTAGGTAATCAGATTGAAGGACATATTGAAAAGGGACAAAAGATGGTTATCATTGAAGACTTGATTTCAACTGGCGGTTCAGTTCTTGATGCTGCTGCCGCAGCTATTCGAGAAGGAGTAGAAGTACTTGGAGTCGTTGCAATCTTCACTTATGAATTGCCAAAGGCCAAAGCCAACTTTGATAAGACAGGTATCAAGTGTCAGACTTTGTCTAACTACTCCCTATTAATCCAAGTAGCCAAAGAAAATGGCTTTATTAATGCTGAAGGCTTGGCTTTGCTAGAAAAATTCCAAGAAGACCAGGAAAATTGGCAAATGAAATAA
- a CDS encoding GNAT family N-acetyltransferase — protein MTYKTLLTDYSQVYRDTDRFYHFKDSDLKTRYYSNYLDYKILPRLEQLSADLAYLREEQKDYPLDYAMVFFPENAELPENIKAYLKAEQFEIEKHIIFSTPISRLKLSQKVIDGITIERLSERLFRDYLDYKYQQRLVYGENFAKEMHVWDQVHLPEKGSEILIARDDQDIIGDVTAWHYGDYIEMDDFSVLENYREKGIGSALQKEASKGFQYAILISEEVNRQMYEHQGYEEVAHYWVGTRKEESHKKKD, from the coding sequence ATGACTTATAAAACTCTTTTAACTGACTATAGTCAGGTTTACCGAGACACGGATCGTTTTTATCATTTTAAAGATTCTGATTTGAAAACTCGCTATTATTCAAATTATCTTGATTACAAAATTTTACCCCGTTTAGAGCAGTTAAGTGCAGATTTAGCCTATCTGAGAGAAGAGCAAAAAGATTACCCTCTAGACTACGCAATGGTCTTTTTTCCTGAAAATGCTGAACTTCCGGAAAACATAAAAGCCTACTTGAAAGCTGAACAGTTTGAGATTGAAAAGCACATTATTTTTAGCACTCCTATAAGTCGTTTAAAGCTTAGTCAAAAGGTAATTGATGGTATTACTATTGAGAGATTAAGTGAGCGGCTTTTCAGGGATTACCTTGATTATAAATATCAACAGCGCTTAGTTTATGGCGAAAACTTTGCTAAAGAAATGCATGTCTGGGATCAAGTCCACCTTCCTGAAAAAGGGTCTGAAATTTTGATTGCACGAGATGATCAGGATATTATTGGAGATGTAACGGCTTGGCATTATGGTGACTATATTGAGATGGATGATTTTAGTGTTTTAGAAAACTATCGTGAAAAGGGAATTGGCTCTGCTCTACAAAAAGAAGCTAGTAAGGGATTTCAATATGCTATCCTCATTTCTGAAGAAGTAAACCGTCAAATGTATGAACACCAAGGCTATGAGGAAGTAGCTCATTACTGGGTGGGTACTCGCAAAGAGGAGAGTCATAAAAAGAAGGACTAG
- a CDS encoding amidase, translated as MKTFKDASEMAHAVRTRRVTPLELVEDTIAKANKVNPDLNAIVSTRYEEAREEARSRDFSNLPFAGVPIFIKDLGQNLPGSLATSGSVLFQKNYATVTSHYVQKLRDLGFIILGKTNVPEFGFKNISDSKANGTVNLPFDLTRNAGGSSGGAAALIAAGVTVISAASDGGGSIRIPASFNGLIGLKPSRGRIPTGPESYRSWQGASVHFALTKSVRDTKNLLFHLQECQLEGPFPLPLLSEDVLFNAKSVPLKIALLSNEVDGSPFSDEVNKALGEVVSFLENNGHTITSINRLPFDMEALIDSYYFMNAAETAAMFDEIEQAIKRPLTKDDMETMTWAIYQAGQNLKAKDYSKVISEWDFYSACMANFHKEYDLLITPTTHDIAPKHRQLDPNPDLMAKLSQAEGYTSKEQLQLVKEMFQKGLALNPYTPLANLTGQPAITLPLSLVKDKYPLGIQFIAAKGREDLLLQIASLFEEAGQFKMKI; from the coding sequence ATGAAAACATTTAAAGATGCAAGTGAAATGGCCCATGCTGTCAGAACACGCCGAGTAACACCACTAGAACTAGTAGAAGATACAATTGCCAAAGCCAACAAAGTTAATCCTGATTTAAATGCGATTGTGTCAACGCGGTATGAAGAGGCGCGTGAAGAAGCTAGGAGTCGTGATTTTTCTAATTTGCCCTTTGCAGGTGTTCCTATTTTTATTAAAGATTTAGGGCAGAATTTGCCTGGCTCTTTAGCTACTTCAGGGTCCGTCCTTTTTCAAAAGAACTATGCAACTGTGACTAGTCATTATGTTCAGAAATTGCGAGACTTAGGTTTTATTATTTTAGGAAAAACCAATGTCCCAGAATTTGGTTTTAAAAATATTAGCGATAGTAAAGCGAATGGTACAGTCAATCTGCCCTTTGATCTTACGCGCAATGCGGGAGGATCGTCCGGCGGAGCAGCTGCTTTGATAGCAGCAGGAGTAACGGTCATCTCAGCAGCTAGCGATGGAGGTGGCTCGATACGAATCCCTGCTTCCTTTAATGGTCTGATTGGTTTAAAACCTAGTCGGGGGCGTATTCCGACGGGGCCTGAATCCTACCGTAGTTGGCAAGGAGCATCAGTTCATTTTGCTTTAACCAAATCAGTGAGAGATACAAAAAACTTACTGTTCCATCTGCAGGAGTGTCAACTTGAAGGGCCTTTTCCCTTACCTCTACTAAGCGAGGATGTACTTTTTAATGCAAAATCTGTTCCGCTAAAAATTGCTCTATTAAGTAATGAAGTAGACGGAAGCCCTTTTTCAGATGAAGTTAACAAGGCCTTAGGAGAGGTAGTGAGCTTTTTAGAAAATAATGGTCATACGATAACTTCTATTAATCGTCTACCCTTTGATATGGAAGCCCTGATTGATTCTTATTACTTTATGAATGCAGCTGAGACAGCAGCCATGTTTGACGAGATTGAGCAAGCAATCAAACGCCCGCTTACAAAAGATGATATGGAGACAATGACCTGGGCCATTTATCAAGCAGGCCAGAATTTAAAAGCTAAAGATTATTCTAAGGTTATTTCTGAGTGGGACTTCTATAGTGCTTGTATGGCTAACTTTCATAAGGAATATGACTTGTTAATAACACCAACAACGCATGACATTGCTCCTAAGCATAGGCAACTTGACCCAAACCCTGACTTGATGGCAAAGTTGTCTCAGGCTGAAGGCTATACGAGCAAAGAACAATTGCAGCTAGTTAAAGAGATGTTTCAAAAAGGTCTAGCACTCAATCCCTATACCCCACTTGCTAATCTAACGGGACAGCCAGCAATAACCTTACCTCTTTCCTTGGTTAAGGATAAATACCCATTAGGTATTCAATTTATAGCGGCAAAGGGTCGTGAAGACTTACTTTTACAAATAGCATCGCTCTTTGAAGAAGCTGGACAATTTAAAATGAAAATCTAA
- a CDS encoding transporter substrate-binding domain-containing protein: MKKIYTYIALAFSVFVLTACASKKDDQGQAQWNKIEKKGELKVATSGTLFPQSFHDKKNKLTGYDVEIIKEVGKRLGLKVKFTEMGVDGMLSALNSGQVDIAGYSIEKDSKNAKKFLYTNAHKYSFGSMIVRQSDDSGIKSLKDLKGKKAAGASTTSYMKVAKKFGAKLVIYDNVTNDVYLEDVANGRTDVILNDFYLQSMASKALPDIPVKVLKGVYYNPSESNFAIKLGNEKLQKKVNQTLAEMKKDGTLTKLSKEFFAGQDVSKEKKYDFKKIDVSDVD; the protein is encoded by the coding sequence ATGAAAAAAATCTATACATATATCGCTTTAGCTTTTTCAGTTTTTGTTTTAACGGCTTGCGCCTCAAAAAAAGATGACCAAGGTCAGGCTCAATGGAATAAAATTGAGAAGAAGGGTGAACTGAAAGTAGCAACCTCAGGAACTCTTTTTCCACAATCATTCCATGATAAGAAGAATAAGTTAACAGGCTATGATGTTGAAATCATCAAAGAAGTTGGGAAACGCTTAGGACTTAAGGTTAAGTTCACTGAGATGGGGGTTGATGGCATGCTTTCAGCTCTTAATAGTGGTCAGGTTGATATAGCAGGATATTCCATTGAAAAGGATAGTAAGAATGCAAAGAAATTCTTGTACACTAATGCCCATAAATATTCCTTTGGTTCGATGATTGTCCGCCAATCAGATGATTCTGGAATTAAATCATTGAAGGATTTAAAAGGTAAAAAAGCTGCGGGAGCTTCGACAACTTCATATATGAAAGTGGCTAAGAAGTTTGGCGCTAAGTTAGTTATCTATGATAATGTGACTAACGATGTTTATCTAGAGGATGTCGCTAATGGCAGAACTGACGTTATTTTAAATGATTTCTATCTTCAATCAATGGCAAGTAAAGCCCTTCCTGACATTCCTGTGAAAGTCTTAAAAGGTGTTTATTACAACCCTTCAGAATCAAACTTTGCTATTAAGTTAGGGAATGAAAAACTTCAGAAGAAAGTAAACCAAACCTTAGCAGAAATGAAAAAAGATGGGACTTTAACTAAATTATCTAAAGAATTTTTTGCTGGTCAAGACGTATCAAAAGAGAAAAAATATGACTTTAAAAAAATTGACGTTTCAGACGTTGACTAA
- a CDS encoding amino acid ABC transporter permease, whose translation MKFINFQLMKDSLWFVLSGLPYTIGISALSFLTGISLGILLAILGRSRHGFFRRIVKVYVSIMRGVPMIVVLFMLYFGMPYFNLQLPALLCAYIGFSLVSSAYISEIFRSSINAVALGQWEAAKALGLPQKTVIKKVILPQAIRIAIPPLGNIVIDMIKSSSLAAMITVPDIFQNAKIVGGREWDYMSMYILVAFIYWSLCYLFENFQAYLEWKLRLPNE comes from the coding sequence ATGAAATTTATTAATTTTCAATTAATGAAAGACAGTCTCTGGTTTGTACTTTCGGGACTACCATATACTATCGGAATCTCGGCACTGAGTTTTTTAACTGGTATCAGTTTGGGGATTCTGTTAGCTATCCTCGGAAGATCACGACATGGCTTTTTCAGAAGAATTGTGAAGGTTTATGTCTCAATCATGCGTGGTGTCCCTATGATTGTCGTGTTATTTATGTTGTATTTTGGAATGCCCTATTTTAACCTGCAATTACCAGCCCTGCTTTGTGCTTATATTGGCTTTAGTTTGGTGAGTTCGGCTTATATTTCAGAGATATTTAGATCTTCTATTAATGCTGTCGCCTTAGGTCAATGGGAAGCAGCCAAAGCGCTGGGTTTGCCTCAAAAAACTGTCATAAAAAAGGTTATCTTACCGCAGGCTATTCGAATTGCTATTCCGCCACTTGGAAACATTGTTATTGATATGATAAAAAGTTCATCACTAGCAGCAATGATTACGGTTCCTGATATTTTTCAAAATGCCAAAATTGTTGGTGGTAGGGAATGGGATTATATGTCCATGTATATTTTAGTGGCTTTCATTTATTGGTCCCTTTGTTATTTATTCGAAAATTTTCAAGCCTATCTTGAATGGAAATTACGGCTTCCAAATGAATAA
- a CDS encoding uracil-DNA glycosylase, with product MKHSTWHKMIKASLPDDYFAKINHFLDQAYQSGTIYPKRENVFRSLVETPYEETKVVILGQDPYHGPRQAQGLSFSVPDDLPAPPSLQNMLKELETDIGLRDHHDLLPWAKQGVLLLNACLTVPEHQANGHAGLIWEPFTDAVIKVANSKETPVVFILWGGYARKKKTLITNPKHLVIESAHPSPLSAYRGFFGSQPYSRANHFLEANGLAPIDWLS from the coding sequence ATGAAACATTCAACTTGGCATAAGATGATAAAAGCATCTCTTCCTGATGATTATTTTGCTAAAATCAATCACTTTTTAGATCAGGCTTATCAATCAGGAACAATCTATCCTAAACGTGAAAATGTTTTTCGTTCCCTAGTCGAGACGCCTTATGAAGAAACAAAAGTTGTCATTTTAGGTCAGGACCCTTATCATGGCCCTAGACAAGCGCAAGGTCTATCCTTCTCTGTGCCAGATGACTTACCAGCACCTCCGTCTCTTCAAAACATGTTAAAGGAACTAGAGACTGATATAGGACTGCGAGATCATCATGATTTATTGCCTTGGGCAAAGCAAGGAGTGCTTTTATTGAATGCTTGTTTGACCGTGCCTGAACATCAGGCAAATGGGCATGCAGGGCTTATTTGGGAACCTTTTACAGATGCTGTTATCAAGGTTGCTAATAGCAAGGAAACCCCTGTAGTTTTTATCTTATGGGGAGGATATGCTAGGAAAAAGAAAACATTGATTACCAATCCAAAGCATTTGGTGATTGAAAGTGCTCACCCCAGTCCTTTATCAGCCTATCGTGGCTTTTTTGGTAGCCAACCTTATTCACGGGCTAACCATTTTCTTGAAGCTAATGGTCTTGCTCCTATTGATTGGCTGTCCTAG
- the plsY gene encoding glycerol-3-phosphate 1-O-acyltransferase PlsY — MKLTFLIIIAYLLGSIPTGLWIGQYFYHINLREHGSGNTGTTNTFRILGIKAGLATLAIDILKGTIATLLPIIFGVTFLSPIIFGFFAVVGHTFPLFAKFKGGKAVATSAGVILGYSPLYVLFLAIIFLVILYLFSMISLSSICTAIIAAITVLFFPRIHFLLNQPDPILLVIVISLAVLIIYRHKDNIQRIRSKKENLVPWGLNLSHQKKS; from the coding sequence ATGAAACTAACATTCTTAATTATTATTGCATACCTCCTTGGCTCGATACCTACAGGACTATGGATTGGCCAATACTTTTATCATATTAATTTGAGAGAACACGGATCTGGCAATACCGGCACAACCAATACCTTTCGCATCTTAGGGATTAAGGCCGGTCTTGCTACCCTAGCAATTGATATCCTAAAAGGGACTATTGCGACCCTGCTGCCAATCATCTTTGGAGTGACCTTTTTATCACCCATTATTTTTGGTTTTTTTGCAGTAGTCGGACACACCTTCCCTCTTTTTGCTAAATTTAAAGGAGGCAAGGCCGTAGCAACCAGTGCTGGAGTTATCCTTGGCTACTCACCACTCTATGTCCTTTTTCTTGCCATAATCTTTTTAGTCATTCTCTATCTATTCAGTATGATCTCACTATCAAGTATCTGTACAGCCATTATTGCAGCTATTACTGTACTTTTCTTCCCAAGGATACATTTCCTCTTAAATCAACCAGATCCTATCTTGCTTGTTATCGTCATCTCACTAGCGGTACTCATTATTTATCGTCATAAAGATAACATCCAACGCATTAGATCAAAAAAGGAAAATCTCGTTCCTTGGGGACTAAACCTAAGCCACCAAAAAAAATCATAA
- the parE gene encoding DNA topoisomerase IV subunit B: protein MAKKEISITNYNDDAIQVLEGLDAVRKRPGMYIGSTDATGLHHLIWEIVDNAVDEALSGFGNEIKVTINADGSVSVADSGRGMPTGKHAMGIPTVQVIFTVLHAGGKFGQGGYKTSGGLHGVGSSVVNALSKWLEVEITRDGSVYKQRFENGGKPVSTLKKIASAPKSKTGTTVTFMPDDSIFSTTDFKFNTIAERLKESAFLLKDVKMSLTDLRGEEAVTEEFHYENGVQDFVSYLNEDKETLTPVIYVEGEDQEFQVQVALQYNDGFSDNILSFVNNVRTKDGGSHETGLKTAITKVMNDYARKTNLLKDKDKNLEGSDYREGLSAVLSILVPEQHLQFEGQTKDKLGSPLARPVVDGIVSEKLTYFLLENGELATNLVRKAIKARDAREAARKARDESRNGKKNKKDKGLLSGKLTPAQSKNAKKNELYLVEGDSAGGSAKQGRDRKFQAILPLRGKVLNTEKAKMTDILKNEEINTMVYTIGAGVGADFSIEEINYDKIIIMTDADTDGAHIQTLLLTFFYRYMRPLVEEGHVYIALPPLYKMSKGKGKTAKVAYAWTDRELEDLRKEFGKGAMLQRYKGLGEMNADQLWETTMDPETRTLIRVTIDDLARAERRVSVLMGDKAAPRRQWIEDNVTFTLEENTVF, encoded by the coding sequence TTGGCTAAAAAAGAAATATCCATAACCAATTATAATGATGATGCAATACAGGTTCTTGAGGGATTAGACGCTGTCCGAAAACGCCCAGGGATGTATATTGGCTCTACAGATGCAACTGGTCTCCATCATCTCATTTGGGAAATTGTTGATAATGCTGTCGATGAAGCCTTATCAGGCTTTGGTAACGAAATCAAGGTTACCATTAATGCTGATGGTTCAGTTAGTGTTGCTGATAGTGGACGGGGGATGCCAACTGGTAAACATGCCATGGGAATACCAACTGTACAAGTTATCTTCACTGTGTTACATGCTGGAGGTAAGTTTGGACAAGGTGGTTACAAAACCTCTGGAGGTCTCCACGGTGTTGGTTCATCAGTTGTTAATGCCTTATCTAAGTGGCTTGAAGTTGAAATTACCCGTGACGGTTCGGTTTATAAGCAACGCTTTGAAAATGGTGGCAAACCGGTCTCAACTCTGAAGAAGATTGCTTCGGCTCCAAAGAGTAAAACGGGCACAACAGTTACTTTTATGCCTGACGATAGTATCTTTTCAACAACTGATTTTAAATTTAACACTATTGCAGAGCGGCTCAAAGAATCAGCTTTTCTTTTAAAGGATGTCAAGATGTCTTTGACAGATCTGCGCGGAGAAGAAGCTGTTACAGAAGAATTTCACTATGAAAATGGCGTGCAAGATTTTGTATCTTATCTAAATGAAGATAAGGAAACGTTGACTCCGGTAATTTATGTTGAAGGAGAAGATCAAGAGTTCCAAGTACAAGTAGCACTCCAATATAATGATGGTTTTTCTGATAATATTTTATCCTTTGTCAATAATGTGCGAACCAAAGATGGTGGTAGCCACGAGACTGGTTTGAAGACTGCTATAACAAAGGTTATGAATGATTATGCACGTAAAACGAATCTTTTAAAAGACAAAGATAAAAATTTAGAAGGCTCTGATTACCGTGAAGGATTATCAGCTGTTCTATCTATCTTGGTTCCTGAACAACATTTACAATTTGAGGGACAAACCAAGGATAAACTGGGAAGCCCACTAGCTCGTCCAGTTGTTGATGGCATTGTTTCTGAAAAATTGACTTATTTTTTACTTGAGAATGGTGAATTAGCAACTAATCTAGTTCGCAAAGCTATCAAAGCCCGTGACGCTCGCGAAGCTGCTCGTAAGGCTCGGGATGAATCTCGAAACGGTAAGAAAAATAAAAAAGATAAAGGCTTGCTTTCTGGGAAATTAACCCCAGCCCAATCCAAAAATGCTAAGAAAAATGAACTTTATTTGGTTGAAGGGGATTCAGCTGGTGGTTCGGCTAAACAAGGTCGTGACCGCAAGTTTCAAGCTATTTTGCCACTTCGAGGTAAGGTTTTAAATACTGAAAAAGCTAAAATGACAGATATTCTCAAGAACGAGGAAATTAATACCATGGTTTATACCATCGGCGCTGGTGTTGGAGCTGATTTTAGCATTGAAGAGATTAACTACGACAAAATCATCATTATGACGGATGCGGATACTGATGGTGCTCACATTCAAACCTTATTGTTAACCTTTTTTTACCGATATATGCGCCCGCTTGTTGAGGAAGGGCATGTCTATATTGCTTTACCGCCTCTCTACAAAATGTCCAAAGGTAAGGGAAAGACAGCTAAGGTGGCCTATGCTTGGACAGACAGGGAGCTAGAAGATCTTCGAAAGGAATTTGGGAAAGGTGCTATGCTACAGCGCTACAAGGGTCTAGGTGAGATGAATGCAGACCAACTGTGGGAGACAACTATGGACCCTGAAACTAGGACTCTCATTCGTGTGACTATTGATGACTTAGCACGTGCAGAGAGGCGTGTGTCTGTCTTGATGGGAGATAAGGCGGCCCCTAGACGGCAATGGATTGAAGACAATGTTACATTTACACTTGAGGAGAATACAGTCTTCTAA